gcagcttccagcagccaggtATTCTGCTTTTGCAGTAGAtgttgctatagaagtctgcttcttgctaaaccaggatatcagcctgtcccaaaaaattgacaaaaaccacttgtgctttttcggtctagtttgcaacctgcataatcagcatctgaatatccaataagatttaacgatgaatcattgggataccataaaccGACATtctgagttcctttcaagtacttcaaaatacgtttagcagcaatataatgagattgtttgggattagattgaaatctagcacatatacaaacaacaaacatgatatctgaCCTACTGGCAGTtagatataataatgaaccaataagaccacgatattgagttacctctactggaattccactttcatctttatcaagtttaatagatgagctcattgaagtagaagcagcagagcatgcttccattccgaactttttcagaagTTCTTTGGTGtatttggcttgatttataaagattccagtatccagttgcttaatctgtaatcctaagaagaatgttaattctcccatcatactcatttcgaatttatcctgcatcaattttccaaacattGCACACAATTTGGTGTTAGTTGAcctaaaaataatatcatcaacatagatctgtactaaaagaatatgcttattcttgactaatgTAAACAGAGTTTTGTCTACTGCTCCAATAGTAAAGTCATGATCGATAAGAAATTGGGATaaagtgtcataccatgctctaggtgcctgttttagaccatataatgctttgtgtaatttaaatacatgatgaggtgagaaatgatcgataaaacctggaggttgttcaacgtagacttcttcttgtaaaagaccattcagaaaagcacttttcacatccatttgatatactttgaaattcttgaaagcagcaaaggctaaaaatattctgattgcttcgagccttgctactggtgcgtaagtctcatcaaagtctattccttcttcttgtctgaaaccttgagctaccaatcttgCTTTTTTTCtgaccactgtgccttcttcattgagtttgtttctaaatacccaccgagttccattgacagcttggtgagatggtctaggtactagaaaccaaacttcgttgcgtttgaattgatttagttcttcttgcatggcttcaatccaactaggatccagaagagcttcttcaattttctttggttcatcctgagatataaaagcagcatgcatgtattcattaaccatttgccttctggttctcaaaggcgctgctggattaccaataactaaTGATGgcggatgagattttctccagataaaaggatttaaaaggatatcttcctgatttgatatgttggGATTGTTCTCGAcggaaccagtagtaggttcttgagtgtcttctgctggtattggtatatccaaagtctgtacttctggttccactatcggaatgtctggttctggattttgaagatccttgatgtttgcttctacatcatcttcactatcaAGTTCCAAGTGAATCATGTCTAgtctgttacttaaatcagatatgttagatatttcaggagcactgttgtcttcatcaaagacaacatgaatcgattcttcaacatttagagttctattgttgaaaattctaaaggctttgcttgcagcagagtaaccaagaaatagtccagcatctgattttgaatcaaatgcagttcaatgatttttgccattatttagtacaaaacatttgcaaccaaacacatgaaaataagatacgttaggctttttccctttccatatttcataaggggtctgattgtgccttttgttgaccatataTCTGTTTTgtgtgtaacaagcagtattgatagcttcagcccagaagcgctgagagatgtctgcatatGCTAGTATTGTTCTAgatgcttcttttagagttctatttctcctctcagctactccgttttgttgaggtgttctggcagctgaatattcatgatgaatcccctgttcattcaaatataactcaagatacttgttagtgaactcagtaccccgatcacttctgattttaatgatggaagtagatttttcattttgaatccttttcagaagcttgatcaggaggctactggtttgatcttttcttgcgagaaatattacccaagtgaatctagaagaatcatcaataacaacaagagtatatttcattccccttaagctcatgatagggattggaccaaatagatccatatgcagtagttccagacatcttgaagttgatttgctatctttgttcgtgaaactggatcttatctgtttcccaagctgacaagcagaacaaacatgatttttaacaaaattaatgtcaggtaatccatcaactatattctgcttcttgagataattgattgacttgaaattcagatgattcaatttcttgtgccataaccagtgtttattgctaagagaggcaactaagcatgtaggagtattgacatgatttgagttccaagagactctttaagtattgccttctctctttccagttaacacagtagtttcagcagagtctttaactatacatgaatgcttctgaaaagctacagaataaccattatcacatagttgactaatgctgattagattgtaacaaagattgtcaactaataacacatcattaataATTATGTTAcaatggataatcttacctttacccatggttttaccttttgagttgtctccaaaagttatctttggtccagtgcaACTCACTATCTCGAAAAGTAgatttttctgtccagtcatgtgtctggaacatccactgtccagataccatgtagagttaccgACTTCTgctttcttctgctgttcctacaaacacaaattttagtatctggtacccaaatctatttgggtccaagccttatcagtcctttggggacccacatttgtacaattcttggtgaccttgtacttcgggtatccaaagatgtgtgtgcaacagaaggtctgttatttctaacagtatgcatattaaaatgttgttcctcccttctgtttctgttttccagccagtatcttttctgaacaggtttagagttgtagtacaggtagtttttaaccttcataggaggttgtcttccagagttgaattcttttctgaatctagaactctggtcaactttttccttaggtttaacgtaacccagactgataagtgcaatttattgtacttttattacttgtttttaaattgaaattttgtgattcttgagcaggttttatttgattttttgttgtttttgttattgtagtttggaagcttagacatgagagtttggagtagtataatgatgaattagaaggtgcaaagacaaaatttgacgaagcatgacagcacccgcggtcatgcaaggaccgcacccgtggtctcacacgaagcatgaccgcacccgcggtctcacacGCTGAACAGGAGGAATTCTGCCGaacatacaccgcacccgcggttctcctattaccgcacccgcggtcgtgcaccaACATCATTCCagaaattgtgaaactttgtagactttgaataaaagtagaggaaaatggtgtgctacgtggggaatcctgtctagactataaaaggATCTCCTTTTCATCATCTAGGTCATATTGAGGAGCAAGaaaaagggtggaggctacaaggaAAGGATTGAAGATCAAGCTCATCTTCTTCAACAAAGTTCTTGCACACgtttggacaaaaacttcatacactccaaaactcttgttctaagttcttctttctttatttttactttatttgatatgtcttgtttaagatttatgtattattgtgttatttttaatatgaactaatttttatttctagaggaatgatggaacaaaactagaaaccatgtgttgggatttatgatttatgctatataagtttccttattgttcatttgtgtttttccaatcttaatgctttcaatttattggccatatcttgaatgattcttatgtttataaattatcacttggaaaagggaattcataaacaagaaaaggaaaaatgcatcaatggtatttatatagttcgggaggacatctaTTCCAATTGAAGCCATAAAAAGAAgttagtgcttattgtgttatttaattataaattgttgatggggacgttacaattctttgttagataattagtatttACTTAGCATTCGGGAGAGGGtgtagataattatagaattcttggctaatgaataagaaggacatttataatatagctacacaaaatagcacatggcggatagttgcgtgaaatcctTTATTTCCATTGTTGTTCAACTTTGTTTGGTactacaattaaatttattttcaatctagttattgAGGTGAACAAATCTGTTAATTGaatattctaaataaagttgagactattttaattacaagcattaatataaatttagaaatacattcctcgtgggatcgacacttgtactcaaaattacattttactataacttgacgtcgtgcgcctgcgagcaatcaagaaaacacgctacaagtttttggcgccgttgccggggagtgtcaaatttaaatttatattagtattgttaccaattagtctctattttaatttagagctgtttTAATTATAATACATTGAACATTGATTTCTTTATtgtctttgtttgacagtgcatgcgaagatcgcaaaatcccgacttgcttatctttgatcctgaaatcgaaagaaccgcaagaagattaagaaaggcaagaagagaagagattcgagcaatggctgaaaacagagataatgaaaatccaccccctgcaatacccatcagagatcattttaggccggtactgaatgctcattactcgggcatagcacgagggactattaatgcaaacaactttgagctcaagcctgcattgataaacatggttcaacagaatcagtttgggggagccgctactacagatcctcatttacatctcagaacattccttgaaattactgacacggtaaaaataaatggtgtttctgatgatataattcgattgcgtttgtttcctttttctcttagggaccaagcaagaggatggctccaatcgcttcctttggggagtatcactacatggcaggaaTTAGCAACTAAAtttcttgcaaaatatttcccacctgcaaagtctgcacagttgaaaattgaaataagtacttttaggcagactgactttgagcaattatatgaggcatgggaacggtataaggagttgttgagaaGATGTCCaaatcatggttttgaagattgggtacagattgaattgttttacaatggtttgaatggacaaacaagaggcactgttgatgcaacagctggtggcacgatatttgcaaaatcacccgatcaagcatatgatttgcttgaacagatgaccattaacagttatcagtggccatCAGAAAGGCCAGGAGTAAAGAAGACAGCTGGTATTTATGCTGTGGATCCTATCACTTCACTAACCGCCCAAGTTTCTGCATTGACCACACAACTAGCAGCCATGAATAAAGTGAGCATACCTGACACTGAAGGTCATTCCGTTGTTGCTGAAGAAACTCATTCTCTTGAAGAAGCTCAATATATCAACAACAGAAACTTTGGTGgatttggaggatatcgaggtaaccctcctcctaatacttatcatccaagtttgagaaatcatgaaaatttttcttatgcaaataataagaatgtgttgaatcctccaccggggttcaatacatcaaagggggaaggaaaaccttcGTTTGAGGATTTAGTAGGAACATTTGTTACTGAGTCCGGAACGAGGATGGCACGGACTGAATCTCGCCTTGACAAtatggaaactcacatgggaaatatgggtgccacaatgaaatctttggaaactcaaattggacagttggctaCCGCATTGAGAGATCAGAACAGGGGTCAATTTCCGAGTAATACGGAAGTTAATCCAAAAGAGCAGTGCAAGGCCGTCACTTTGAGGAGCGGCAAAGAATTAGAGGTTCAAAGTCCCAAGAAGATGGTGGAAAGTGAGAAGTCGGTGGAAGATGTTGAGTTTGAGGTTATAACAGAGAATAAAGTTGAGGACTTTAAGACAAAAGTTGTACAACCTCCTGCATTTAAACCTGCCATTCCATACCTCAAAGGTTCAAAAAGAAGATTTTAGAtgatcaatttgaaaaattcCTTGATATTTTTAAGAAGATACacatcaatataccatttactGATGCCTTGGAGCAAATGCCCAACTATGCCAAGTTCattaaagatgtgatgtctaaaAAGAGGAAGCTGCAAGAGTTTGAGACAGTGAAGCTTACTGAGGAGTGCAGTGCCATCTTACAAAAGAAATTACCACAAAAATTGAAAGATCCAgcgagttttactattccttgcttTATTGGTGGTTCTCATTTTAGTAAAGCTTTACgtgatttaggagcaagtattaatttgatgcaATTTTCTATTTTCAGGAAACTGGAGCTTGGAGAAGTTAAACCAACCACTATCACCCTACAGCTTGCAGACAGAAGTCTTACGTATCCAAGAGGGATCGTCGAGGATGTATTGGtaaaagtggataagtttatttttcctgcagactttgtgattctagatatggaagaggaTAATGATGCTCCATTAATCTTTGGGAGACCGTTCCTGGCAACTGGAAGGGCATTGATAGATGTGCATAAGGGTGAACTCACCTTGAGAGttggtggagaagaagtcattTTCAATATCTATCATGCCATGAAGGGatcaaatgaggtaagtacgtGTAAAagtattgatgtaattgattcatgtgtatctcatgttggtgcaggtagaATGACGAAAGATTCTTTAGAGAGATGTTTGTTAGAATCGGCGTCTACATtggatgaagatgattgggacgTGCAAGATGAGATACTAGCTCTCAATACACTGCCTAAAGAAAAGAGTGATGTACATCATGTAGAGTTACTTGAAAATGCAAGTAAAGAGGTACCAAAAGCATCtcctgaattgaaggaactgccaagccacctttgttatgcatttttaggtgaaaattcgacatatccggtaatcatctgttcttttcttaattgtactgaaaaagagaaattgttgagagtgttgagggaatttaaatctgctttgggatggacaattgctgatataaggggaattagccctactgtttgtatgcataaaatcttgatgcaggagtcatattcaccctatgttgatcatcagagaaggcttaatccagcaatgaaagaggttgtgagggctgaggtattaaaattgttaaatgctggtgttatttatgctatatctgatagctcgtgggtttcaccagtacaagtagtgcctaagaagggaggaa
This is a stretch of genomic DNA from Primulina eburnea isolate SZY01 chromosome 11, ASM2296580v1, whole genome shotgun sequence. It encodes these proteins:
- the LOC140805403 gene encoding uncharacterized protein, which produces MPNYAKFIKDVMSKKRKLQEFETVKLTEECSAILQKKLPQKLKDPASFTIPCFIGGSHFSKALRDLGASINLMQFSIFRKLELGEVKPTTITLQLADRNMEEDNDAPLIFGRPFLATGRALIDVHKGELTLRVGGEEVIFNIYHAMKGSNEVE